CTTTTTAGAAAAAAGAGAGAGGAAATAGCCAGTGATGTGGTTGGGAACAAAGTAAAAAGAGCCAATAAATTGGCGCGGAAATACCTTTCAAAGGCAAAGAAAGAATTAGGTAACAAGGATTCTTTTTACGTGGCGTTGGAAAAGGCATTGCATAATTATCTAAAGGCCAAACTTAAGATTGAAACTTCGGAATTCAGTAAGGATAAGATATCGGAACTGCTGCACAAGAAAAAGTTGATGAATCTACCATTGCAGGCTTTTTGGAACTACTTACTAACTGTGAAGCGGCAAGATATAGCCCATTTTCAGAAGTACAGATGCAGAACGACTATGATAAGGCAAGTGAGGTAATCTCGTTAATGGACAAACAATTATAGTATTGTGAAAAATATAATTATCCTTTTTGTTTTTTTAACCTGTCTTTTCGCAAAAGGACAAGCCGAAGACAATTTTACCTGGGCTACCGAGGCATACAATGAGGGAGAGTTTAAAAAAGCTATTGAGCTTTATGAGACCATCCTCGAAGATGGCCAGCATTCTGCTGCCCTGTATTATAATCTTGGTAATTCCTATTACAAGCTCAATGAAATTGCTTCAAGCATTTATTACTATGAAAAGGCATTACTTTTAAGCCCAAACGACCCTGAAATCCTGAACAACTTGGGATATGCCCAAAATATGACCTTGGATGCCATTGATACCATGCCTGAAACGGGATTATCCAGAATATATAAAATGGCAACAAACCGATTATCCTTTGATCAATGGGCATATGTAGGAGTATTTTTCATGTTTCTCTTTGTAATTCTGTACATTCTCTTCTAT
This sequence is a window from Maribacter aestuarii. Protein-coding genes within it:
- a CDS encoding tetratricopeptide repeat protein, with the protein product MKNIIILFVFLTCLFAKGQAEDNFTWATEAYNEGEFKKAIELYETILEDGQHSAALYYNLGNSYYKLNEIASSIYYYEKALLLSPNDPEILNNLGYAQNMTLDAIDTMPETGLSRIYKMATNRLSFDQWAYVGVFFMFLFVILYILFYYSQYSSRKRWAFIGSFIALFIAIVAVVFAYIQYDDFNKNQPAIVFADEVGINAEPNNKSDEVFVLHAGTKVNVLDELNDWKKIRIADGKTGWITSENIRLLKDF